One window from the genome of Pedococcus badiiscoriae encodes:
- a CDS encoding ABC transporter permease, which produces MGGRTVRRRFWAEAVLAGIGALLALVTAVAPDWIERVGGGGGDAGSGSTERAIVLLFLAAAVVLAGLASVEWRRPLQAEVARHRSGRTGRTGRSGGSGGSGGSAGSAGSGGDWSR; this is translated from the coding sequence ATGGGCGGACGCACGGTACGCAGACGGTTCTGGGCCGAAGCGGTCCTCGCGGGGATCGGCGCACTCCTGGCCCTCGTCACCGCGGTGGCGCCCGACTGGATCGAGCGCGTCGGGGGCGGGGGCGGCGACGCCGGCAGTGGCAGCACCGAGCGCGCCATCGTCCTGCTGTTCCTGGCGGCGGCAGTGGTCCTGGCGGGGCTGGCCAGCGTGGAGTGGCGTCGACCCCTGCAGGCCGAGGTGGCCCGTCACCGCTCCGGGCGCACAGGGCGCACAGGGCGCTCTGGGGGCTCTGGGGGCTCTGGGGGTTCAGCGGGTTCAGCGGGTTCAGGGGGCGACTGGAGCCGATGA
- a CDS encoding acetyl-CoA C-acetyltransferase yields MSDRPVSVIVAGARTPMGRLLGSLKDFSGADLGGFAIKGALEKAGVSPDQVDYVIMGQVLQAGAGQIPARQAAAKAGIPMSVPALTINKVCLSGINAIAMADQLIRAGEFDVVVAGGQESMTNAPHLLEKSREGFKYGDVTMRDHMAFDGLWDAFTDQAMGLLTEQANTGDQEFTREQQDEFSARSHQLAARAWKDGLFDDEVVTVSIPQRKGDPLEFRTDEGIRADTTTETLGKLRPAFSKDGTITAGSASQISDGAAAVVVMSKTKAQELGLSWIAEIGAHGVVAGPDSTLQQQPARAIARACEREGITPADLDLVEINEAFAAVGLASAKELGIDVDKVNVNGGAIALGHPIGMSGARIALHLALELGRRGGGVGAAALCGGGGQGDALIVRVPKSDATTDAKA; encoded by the coding sequence ATGTCCGATCGTCCCGTTTCCGTCATCGTCGCGGGTGCCCGCACGCCCATGGGTCGCCTGCTCGGCTCGCTCAAGGACTTCTCGGGCGCCGACCTCGGTGGCTTCGCCATCAAGGGCGCCCTGGAGAAGGCGGGCGTGAGCCCCGACCAGGTCGACTACGTGATCATGGGTCAGGTGCTGCAGGCCGGTGCCGGCCAGATCCCCGCCCGCCAGGCCGCCGCGAAGGCCGGCATCCCGATGTCAGTCCCGGCGCTGACGATCAACAAGGTCTGCCTGTCGGGCATCAACGCCATCGCCATGGCCGACCAGCTCATCCGCGCGGGCGAGTTCGACGTCGTCGTGGCCGGTGGCCAGGAGTCGATGACCAACGCGCCGCACCTGCTCGAGAAGTCCCGCGAGGGCTTCAAGTACGGCGACGTCACGATGCGCGACCACATGGCCTTCGACGGGCTGTGGGACGCCTTCACCGACCAGGCGATGGGCCTGCTCACCGAGCAGGCGAACACCGGCGACCAGGAGTTCACCCGCGAGCAGCAGGACGAGTTCAGCGCCCGGAGCCACCAGCTCGCCGCCCGCGCCTGGAAGGACGGCCTCTTCGACGACGAGGTCGTCACCGTGTCCATCCCGCAGCGCAAGGGCGACCCGCTGGAGTTCAGGACCGACGAAGGCATCCGCGCCGACACGACGACCGAGACGCTCGGCAAGCTCCGCCCGGCCTTCTCCAAGGACGGCACCATCACGGCCGGTTCGGCGAGCCAGATCAGTGACGGCGCCGCCGCCGTCGTGGTGATGAGCAAGACGAAGGCGCAGGAGCTGGGCCTCAGCTGGATCGCCGAGATCGGCGCGCACGGCGTGGTTGCCGGACCTGACTCCACCCTCCAGCAGCAGCCGGCCCGGGCCATCGCCAGGGCCTGCGAGCGCGAGGGCATCACGCCGGCCGACCTCGACCTCGTGGAGATCAACGAGGCGTTCGCCGCCGTGGGTCTCGCGTCCGCCAAGGAGCTGGGCATCGACGTCGACAAGGTCAACGTCAATGGCGGCGCGATCGCCCTCGGACACCCGATCGGCATGTCCGGAGCCCGGATCGCCCTGCACCTCGCGCTCGAGCTCGGCCGTCGTGGCGGCGGCGTGGGCGCAGCCGCCCTCTGCGGTGGAGGCGGCCAGGGTGACGCGCTCATCGTGCGCGTGCCCAAGAGCGACGCGACCACCGACGCCAAGGCCTGA
- the meaB gene encoding methylmalonyl Co-A mutase-associated GTPase MeaB yields MAPRTVDVPALVESARAGSPRAVARLISLVEDGHPALREVMAALAPHTGRAHIIGITGSPGVGKSTSTNALVGALRAQGKRIGILAVDPSSPFSGGALLGDRVRMQDHALDPEVYIRSMASRGHLGGLSWTTPQALRVLDAAGCDVILVETVGVGQSEVEVAGLADTTIVLLAPGMGDGIQAAKAGILEIGDLFVVNKADRDGADATVRDIRHMISLGDRTEPHLWRPPVLKTVAQQGQGIDEVIEAIEKHTAWMEESGALRERRVRRAGDEIESIALQALRAKMGDLRHGNGVDELAAAVVDGTTDPYAAADQIVDALA; encoded by the coding sequence GTGGCCCCCCGCACCGTCGACGTCCCTGCCCTGGTCGAGTCGGCCAGGGCAGGGTCGCCTCGTGCCGTCGCGCGGCTGATCTCGCTCGTCGAGGACGGCCACCCGGCCCTGCGTGAGGTGATGGCCGCGCTGGCCCCCCACACCGGCAGGGCGCACATCATCGGCATCACCGGCAGCCCCGGTGTCGGCAAGTCCACCTCGACGAACGCGCTGGTCGGCGCCCTGCGCGCGCAGGGCAAGCGGATCGGCATCCTCGCCGTCGACCCGTCGTCGCCGTTCTCCGGCGGCGCGCTGCTCGGCGACCGGGTGCGCATGCAGGACCACGCTCTCGACCCCGAGGTCTACATCCGCTCGATGGCCAGTCGCGGCCACCTGGGTGGGCTCTCGTGGACCACGCCCCAGGCGCTGCGCGTCCTCGACGCCGCCGGGTGCGACGTGATCCTCGTCGAGACCGTGGGCGTGGGCCAGTCCGAGGTCGAGGTCGCGGGTCTCGCCGACACGACGATCGTGCTGCTGGCGCCCGGCATGGGCGACGGCATCCAGGCCGCCAAGGCGGGGATCCTCGAGATCGGCGACCTCTTCGTGGTCAACAAGGCGGACCGCGACGGCGCCGACGCCACCGTCCGCGACATCCGCCACATGATCTCCCTGGGCGACCGCACCGAGCCCCACCTGTGGCGTCCGCCCGTGCTGAAGACCGTTGCGCAGCAAGGCCAGGGCATCGACGAGGTCATCGAGGCGATCGAGAAGCACACGGCCTGGATGGAGGAGTCGGGTGCCCTGCGCGAGCGCCGGGTCCGTCGGGCCGGCGACGAGATCGAGTCGATCGCCCTCCAGGCGCTGCGCGCCAAGATGGGCGACCTCCGTCACGGCAACGGCGTGGACGAGCTCGCCGCCGCCGTGGTGGACGGCACGACCGACCCGTATGCCGCGGCCGACCAGATCGTCGACGCCCTCGCCTGA
- a CDS encoding group II truncated hemoglobin — MRPSLYEYAGGEAAFLALARAHHERCVADPMLNHPFSKEDMNPLHVERLAGYWAEVLGGPPRFSEQLSDHSSMLRMHAGNGPGMLELGPRFVECFVAAADDVGLPDDPAFRAALRAYMEWAVADVNEFFEPDATVPAGFRMPRWDWDGLVTSGRD; from the coding sequence GTGCGACCAAGCCTGTATGAGTACGCCGGCGGCGAGGCAGCCTTCCTCGCCCTGGCCAGGGCGCACCACGAGCGCTGTGTCGCCGACCCGATGCTGAACCACCCGTTCAGCAAGGAGGACATGAACCCGCTGCACGTCGAACGGCTGGCCGGCTACTGGGCCGAGGTGCTCGGCGGACCACCGCGGTTCTCCGAGCAGCTGAGCGACCACTCCTCGATGCTGCGGATGCACGCCGGCAACGGGCCCGGGATGCTCGAGCTCGGGCCACGATTCGTCGAGTGCTTCGTCGCGGCGGCCGACGACGTCGGGCTCCCCGACGACCCCGCGTTCAGGGCGGCCCTGCGGGCCTACATGGAGTGGGCGGTCGCCGACGTCAACGAGTTCTTCGAGCCGGACGCGACGGTCCCCGCCGGCTTCCGTATGCCGCGCTGGGACTGGGACGGCCTGGTCACCTCCGGCCGCGACTGA
- a CDS encoding protein kinase domain-containing protein, whose protein sequence is MANRVNPDPTERTPVQPQVIAGRYEVVRSIGSGGMGTVWLCRDTVLGRQVAVKQIGALPGEPAAAARAMREARIAASLNDAHAVGVYDVVDENDSHWLVMEYVEGQSLAEEIQEVGALPPTRVAAIGSAVASALARAHARGIVHRDIKPGNILIDKAGTPKISDFGIARAHADDQLTQTGFMTGTPGYLSPELARGGDPTPATDVWALGATLYYAVEGLPPYEAQANPLATLQAIARGTARPMEQAGPIGGAIAAMMDHDPERRWDMATASERLGRVANGDTTMTLPAGAVPAAGAAAAGATEVLASPLESTQRLETPPPPPPAAYPSPTAHQPRDDASRERSRPLAWLAALLVLALVGLAIAYALTDGFGTNAPTPGRTTTITSTHTQTETPSSSSSSSSSSSSSTTSTTSTTTTTTAPPGSDAQLTKFVKQYYRDVTKADKRDQTFAELTPKMQVSSGGRAGYEAFWQGFKAVEVGAVQPNAAAGQVTAALTFVRKDDSRTQETHLFKVVRSGDSWLIDSDTRQ, encoded by the coding sequence GTGGCGAATAGGGTGAACCCCGACCCGACCGAAAGGACCCCAGTGCAGCCCCAGGTCATCGCCGGACGCTACGAGGTGGTCCGTTCCATCGGCAGTGGTGGGATGGGCACCGTCTGGCTGTGCCGCGACACCGTGCTCGGGCGCCAGGTGGCGGTCAAGCAGATCGGGGCGCTGCCGGGCGAACCGGCGGCCGCGGCGCGCGCGATGCGCGAGGCCCGGATCGCGGCATCCCTCAACGACGCCCACGCGGTCGGGGTGTACGACGTCGTCGACGAGAACGACTCCCACTGGCTGGTCATGGAGTACGTCGAGGGCCAGAGCCTGGCCGAGGAGATCCAGGAGGTCGGCGCCCTGCCGCCCACCCGGGTCGCCGCCATCGGTTCCGCCGTGGCCAGTGCCCTGGCGCGGGCTCACGCGCGCGGCATCGTCCACCGCGACATCAAGCCGGGAAACATCCTCATCGACAAGGCGGGCACCCCCAAGATCAGCGACTTCGGGATCGCCCGGGCGCACGCGGACGACCAGCTCACCCAGACCGGGTTCATGACCGGCACCCCCGGCTACCTCTCACCCGAGCTGGCGCGAGGTGGTGACCCGACCCCCGCCACCGACGTCTGGGCCCTGGGCGCGACGCTCTACTACGCGGTGGAGGGTCTGCCTCCCTACGAGGCGCAGGCCAACCCGCTCGCGACGCTGCAGGCCATCGCGCGTGGCACGGCCCGGCCGATGGAGCAGGCCGGACCGATCGGCGGCGCCATCGCGGCGATGATGGACCACGACCCCGAGCGGCGGTGGGACATGGCCACCGCGTCCGAGCGACTGGGCCGGGTCGCCAACGGCGACACCACGATGACCCTGCCTGCGGGGGCGGTGCCCGCGGCGGGCGCAGCGGCGGCCGGGGCCACCGAGGTCCTCGCGAGCCCCCTGGAGAGCACCCAACGCCTCGAGACGCCGCCCCCGCCGCCGCCCGCGGCCTACCCGTCGCCCACGGCACACCAGCCTCGCGACGACGCATCGCGTGAGCGCTCGCGCCCGCTGGCCTGGCTCGCGGCGCTGCTCGTCCTGGCGCTCGTCGGGCTCGCGATCGCCTACGCGCTGACCGACGGCTTCGGCACCAACGCCCCCACGCCGGGACGGACGACCACCATCACCTCGACGCACACGCAGACCGAGACACCGTCGAGCTCGTCGTCCTCCAGCTCGTCGAGCTCGTCCAGCACGACGAGCACGACGTCGACCACCACGACGACGACGGCGCCCCCCGGGTCCGACGCCCAGCTGACCAAGTTCGTGAAGCAGTACTACCGCGACGTCACCAAGGCCGACAAGCGGGACCAGACGTTCGCCGAGCTGACTCCGAAGATGCAGGTGTCGTCGGGCGGGCGCGCCGGCTACGAGGCGTTCTGGCAGGGCTTCAAGGCGGTCGAGGTCGGCGCCGTGCAGCCCAACGCCGCGGCCGGCCAGGTCACGGCCGCGCTGACCTTCGTCCGAAAGGACGACAGCAGGACGCAGGAGACCCACCTGTTCAAGGTCGTGCGCAGCGGCGACTCCTGGCTGATCGACAGCGACACCAGGCAGTGA
- a CDS encoding FAD-dependent oxidoreductase: MPARVRPAIVLVVAAEHIPTVDSEFGRYARDYDVLCADTAEAGRSLVERTLVDQQPVALLGVGWTVPGVESGLDLVDELHTKLPTARRICLPTMDDFRRALPALRVALGQGRIDTYLLIPQGPRDEEFHTAVTEYLSDWGWTASSPEIEGVQIIEGGSRAEVSRIRDFLDRMGIPHGVHSPDSEVGRRVLAELPSVQSGASPAFPVVTAGAVGKAIEGATARQVARQVYGSPQVVDASDLVDLVVIGSGPAGLAAAVYGASEGLDTVVLEADAVGGQAGTSSMIRNYLGFPRGISGMRLSQRARFQATRFGARIYTGLAAEAIEPAAGPGEPHVVHTEGGELRARAVLVATGVTYRRIGIAPLEDLVGLGVYYGAATSATREMEGRDVFVVGGGNSAGQAAVYLARYAASVTLLVRRPDLAATMSDYLIREIGSTARISVRTSTRVVDGGGDTHLQWLSLSGPDGVHRVDAGGLFLLLGADPCGDWLPDAVARDEHGFVYTGREVPMERWADGRPPAALETTVPGIFAAGDLRAGSMKRVASASGEGAATVALVHAHLAP, translated from the coding sequence GTGCCGGCCCGGGTTCGCCCCGCGATCGTGCTGGTCGTCGCGGCCGAGCACATCCCCACCGTGGACAGCGAGTTCGGGCGCTACGCAAGGGACTACGACGTCCTCTGCGCCGACACGGCCGAGGCCGGGCGCAGCCTGGTCGAGCGGACCCTGGTCGACCAGCAGCCTGTGGCCCTGCTGGGCGTCGGCTGGACCGTGCCCGGGGTCGAGTCGGGTCTGGACCTCGTCGACGAGCTGCACACCAAGCTGCCGACCGCGCGCCGGATCTGCCTGCCCACCATGGATGACTTCCGACGCGCGCTGCCCGCGCTGCGTGTGGCACTCGGGCAGGGCCGGATCGACACCTACCTGCTCATCCCCCAGGGACCTCGCGACGAGGAGTTCCACACGGCTGTCACCGAGTACCTCTCCGACTGGGGCTGGACCGCCTCGAGCCCTGAGATCGAGGGCGTCCAGATCATCGAGGGCGGCTCGCGCGCCGAGGTCTCGAGGATCAGGGACTTCCTCGACCGGATGGGGATCCCGCACGGCGTCCACTCACCCGACAGCGAGGTGGGTCGGCGTGTCCTGGCCGAGCTGCCCTCCGTGCAGAGCGGCGCCTCGCCGGCGTTTCCCGTGGTGACCGCGGGAGCCGTCGGCAAAGCCATCGAGGGTGCCACGGCGCGCCAGGTCGCGCGACAGGTCTACGGCTCGCCGCAGGTGGTGGACGCCTCCGACCTGGTGGACCTCGTCGTCATCGGGTCCGGACCGGCGGGGTTGGCGGCGGCGGTCTACGGCGCCTCCGAGGGTCTCGACACGGTGGTCCTCGAGGCCGACGCGGTGGGCGGCCAAGCCGGCACCAGCTCGATGATCCGCAACTACCTCGGCTTCCCCCGCGGGATCTCGGGCATGCGACTGTCCCAGCGCGCCCGCTTCCAGGCGACCCGGTTCGGGGCGCGGATCTACACCGGCCTCGCGGCCGAGGCCATCGAACCCGCAGCCGGCCCCGGAGAGCCCCACGTCGTGCACACCGAGGGCGGCGAGCTGCGTGCCAGGGCAGTGCTCGTCGCGACGGGGGTCACCTACCGGCGCATCGGCATCGCGCCGCTCGAGGACCTCGTCGGCCTCGGCGTCTACTACGGCGCCGCGACGAGCGCCACCCGCGAGATGGAGGGACGTGACGTCTTCGTGGTCGGTGGCGGCAACTCCGCGGGGCAGGCGGCGGTCTACCTCGCCCGGTATGCCGCGAGCGTCACCCTCCTGGTCCGTCGCCCCGACCTCGCCGCCACCATGTCGGACTACCTCATCCGCGAGATCGGCTCCACGGCGCGAATCTCGGTGCGCACGTCGACCCGGGTGGTCGACGGAGGCGGCGACACGCACCTGCAGTGGCTCTCCCTGTCCGGGCCGGACGGGGTCCACCGCGTCGATGCCGGGGGTCTGTTCCTGCTGCTCGGCGCCGACCCGTGCGGCGACTGGCTGCCCGACGCGGTGGCGCGTGACGAGCACGGTTTCGTCTACACCGGTCGGGAGGTGCCCATGGAACGGTGGGCCGACGGTCGTCCCCCGGCCGCGCTGGAGACCACGGTGCCGGGGATCTTCGCTGCCGGCGACCTGCGCGCCGGCTCGATGAAGCGGGTCGCGTCCGCGAGTGGTGAGGGAGCCGCGACGGTTGCCCTCGTGCACGCCCACCTCGCCCCCTGA
- a CDS encoding GNAT family N-acetyltransferase, giving the protein MEIRRLNLADEAELARFHAIGESAERFERPYATTWGLDEMRIELTEVDPSERKDCVVAVDGEEVVGAGIAFSATNDNTHLSWLMPWVEPHRRRRGIGSAVLAELMAICRADRRTDLVLETGYPFERRDDHPYRQFAEKNGFVLANTEIVRVRTLPVEDIDLDALMAQAAPHHRGYRIETFDDPIPEALLPSLCAAYNRLAVDAPGGDLEFEPESLTPELVRVHEDQRRRQGRRKVSTLAITDAGEVVGYSDLVIPPEDLPNVWQWGTLVTAEHRGHHLGMAMKARGLRELAARIGPERTRVVTCNAEQNGYMVSINERLGFRAVEVAPAFLLRLPVPTAVSGP; this is encoded by the coding sequence ATGGAGATCCGCCGCCTCAACCTCGCGGACGAGGCCGAGCTCGCCCGGTTCCACGCGATCGGCGAGAGTGCCGAGCGCTTCGAGCGTCCCTACGCCACGACGTGGGGGCTGGACGAGATGCGCATCGAGCTCACCGAGGTGGATCCCAGCGAACGCAAGGACTGCGTGGTGGCCGTCGACGGCGAGGAGGTCGTTGGCGCGGGCATCGCCTTCTCCGCGACCAACGACAACACCCATCTGTCCTGGCTCATGCCCTGGGTCGAGCCGCATCGGCGGCGCCGCGGGATCGGCTCGGCGGTGCTTGCCGAGCTGATGGCGATCTGCCGGGCGGACCGGCGCACCGACCTGGTCCTGGAGACGGGCTACCCGTTCGAGCGTCGTGACGACCACCCCTACCGCCAGTTCGCCGAGAAGAACGGCTTCGTCCTGGCCAACACCGAGATCGTGCGGGTACGCACCCTGCCGGTCGAGGACATCGACCTCGACGCCCTGATGGCGCAGGCCGCGCCGCACCACCGGGGCTACCGCATCGAGACCTTCGACGACCCGATCCCGGAGGCACTGCTGCCGTCGCTGTGCGCCGCCTACAACCGGCTCGCGGTCGACGCCCCCGGTGGTGACCTCGAGTTCGAACCCGAGTCGCTGACGCCCGAGCTGGTCCGGGTGCACGAGGACCAGCGCCGACGCCAGGGCCGTCGCAAGGTCTCCACCCTGGCCATCACCGACGCCGGCGAGGTGGTCGGGTACAGCGACCTGGTCATCCCGCCCGAGGACCTGCCGAACGTCTGGCAGTGGGGCACGCTCGTCACGGCCGAGCACCGCGGCCACCACCTCGGGATGGCGATGAAGGCGCGCGGCCTGCGGGAGCTGGCGGCCAGGATCGGCCCCGAGCGCACCCGCGTCGTCACGTGCAACGCCGAGCAGAACGGCTACATGGTCTCGATCAACGAGCGGCTCGGCTTCCGTGCCGTCGAGGTCGCCCCCGCCTTCCTGCTCCGCCTTCCTGTGCCGACTGCCGTGAGTGGGCCGTGA
- a CDS encoding thiamine-binding protein encodes MLVAFSVAPSVPADSTGSVSEAVAAAVTVVRESGLPHRTSSMFTEVEGEWDEVMAVVKGAVDAVAAFGPRVSLVLKADIRDGYAGELTAKLDRLEAAIDAQR; translated from the coding sequence ATGCTCGTTGCCTTCTCGGTCGCCCCGTCCGTGCCCGCCGACTCCACCGGCTCGGTGAGTGAGGCGGTCGCGGCGGCCGTCACCGTCGTGCGGGAGTCGGGCCTGCCACACCGCACCTCCTCGATGTTCACCGAGGTGGAGGGGGAGTGGGACGAGGTGATGGCCGTGGTCAAGGGCGCGGTCGACGCGGTGGCCGCGTTCGGCCCGCGGGTGAGCCTGGTGCTCAAGGCCGACATCCGCGACGGGTATGCCGGTGAGCTGACCGCCAAGCTCGACCGCCTCGAAGCCGCCATCGACGCGCAGCGCTAG
- a CDS encoding MarR family transcriptional regulator encodes MPKPIRLPFDPITRAAQLWTRRWGRTSQPLAMASATSIMRVQQLLITDYDALVGRHGLTFARYEALVLLAFSRDGRLGMSKIGQRLMVHPTSATNIVQRLDAQGFVERLPNPDDGRGTLAVITPAGREAMEAATADLVKEKFGLGMLTAAEHEQLFALLRKVRVGAADFHA; translated from the coding sequence GTGCCGAAGCCGATTCGCCTGCCGTTCGACCCGATCACCCGCGCGGCGCAGCTGTGGACCCGGCGCTGGGGTCGCACCTCCCAGCCGCTGGCGATGGCGAGCGCGACGTCGATCATGCGCGTCCAGCAGCTGCTCATCACGGACTACGACGCCCTGGTCGGCAGGCACGGACTGACCTTCGCCCGCTACGAGGCGCTCGTGCTGCTGGCGTTCAGCCGCGACGGCCGGCTCGGGATGAGCAAGATCGGCCAGCGACTGATGGTCCACCCGACCAGCGCGACCAACATCGTGCAGCGCCTCGACGCGCAGGGCTTCGTCGAACGCCTGCCCAACCCCGACGACGGGCGCGGCACCCTCGCCGTGATCACGCCGGCCGGACGCGAGGCCATGGAGGCCGCGACCGCTGACCTGGTCAAGGAGAAGTTCGGCCTCGGCATGCTGACCGCCGCCGAGCACGAACAGCTCTTCGCGCTGCTGCGCAAGGTGCGCGTCGGAGCAGCCGACTTCCACGCCTGA
- a CDS encoding acyl-CoA mutase large subunit family protein: MAQNPAPSSPETGTASDGAARWQARYDAAQAKGQVRDADFTTLSQMEVEPVYGPADGSGVPERIGWPGEYPFTRGLYPTGYRGRTWTIRQFAGFGNAVQTNERYKMILERGGGGLSVAFDMPTLMGRDSDDPMSLGEVGHCGVAIDSAKDMEVLFDELPLEDITTSMTISGPAVPVFCMYLVAAERQGVDLGVLNGTLQTDIFKEYIAQKEWLFAPEPHLRLIGDLMEYCAENIPAYKPLSVSGYHIREAGSTAAQELAFTLADGFGYVELGLSRGLDIETFAPGLSFFFDSHLDFFEEIAKFRAARRIWARWLRDVYGAKTDKAQWLRFHTQTAGVSLTAQQPYNNVVRTAVEALAAVLGGTNSLHTNALDETLALPSEQAAEIALRTQQVIMEETGVINVADPLGGSWYVEALTDKIEAEAEAIFDKIKAMGELGNAEGGVDHAVGPMTSGILRGIEDGWFMSEIAEAAFQYQVSLEKGDKKVVGVNCHTASVTHELEILRVSHEVEREQVATLKSRKTARDEDAVRAAVQHMVEVARTDGNMVPAMLDAVRAEATLGEICDALRDEWGVYREPARF; the protein is encoded by the coding sequence ATGGCCCAGAACCCCGCCCCCAGCAGCCCTGAGACCGGTACCGCGAGCGACGGCGCCGCCCGCTGGCAGGCGCGCTACGACGCAGCCCAGGCGAAGGGGCAGGTGAGGGACGCCGACTTCACCACGCTCTCGCAGATGGAGGTCGAGCCGGTCTACGGCCCCGCGGACGGCTCCGGGGTGCCCGAGCGGATCGGCTGGCCGGGGGAGTACCCCTTCACCCGCGGGCTCTACCCGACCGGCTACCGGGGTCGCACCTGGACGATCCGGCAGTTCGCCGGGTTCGGCAACGCGGTGCAGACCAACGAGCGCTACAAGATGATCCTCGAGCGTGGTGGCGGCGGCCTGTCGGTGGCGTTCGACATGCCGACCCTGATGGGACGCGACTCCGACGACCCGATGAGCCTCGGCGAGGTCGGCCACTGCGGGGTCGCGATCGACTCCGCCAAGGACATGGAGGTGCTGTTCGACGAGCTGCCGCTCGAGGACATCACCACCTCGATGACGATCAGCGGCCCGGCAGTCCCGGTCTTCTGCATGTACCTCGTCGCCGCCGAGCGCCAGGGTGTCGACCTGGGGGTCCTCAACGGCACGCTGCAGACCGACATCTTCAAGGAGTACATCGCCCAGAAGGAGTGGCTGTTCGCCCCCGAGCCGCACCTGCGCCTGATCGGCGACCTGATGGAGTACTGCGCCGAGAACATCCCGGCCTACAAGCCCCTCTCGGTCTCGGGCTACCACATCCGCGAGGCCGGCTCGACTGCCGCGCAGGAGCTGGCCTTCACCCTGGCCGACGGGTTCGGGTACGTCGAGCTCGGCCTGTCGCGCGGCCTGGACATCGAGACGTTCGCACCGGGCCTGTCCTTCTTCTTCGACAGCCACCTCGACTTCTTCGAGGAGATCGCCAAGTTCCGCGCCGCCCGCCGGATCTGGGCCCGCTGGCTGCGCGACGTCTACGGCGCCAAGACCGACAAGGCGCAGTGGCTGCGGTTCCACACCCAGACCGCCGGGGTCTCCCTCACCGCGCAGCAGCCCTACAACAACGTCGTCCGCACCGCTGTCGAGGCGCTCGCGGCCGTGCTCGGCGGCACGAACTCGTTGCACACCAACGCCCTCGACGAGACCCTCGCGCTGCCCAGCGAGCAGGCCGCCGAGATCGCACTGCGCACCCAGCAGGTGATCATGGAGGAGACGGGCGTCATCAACGTGGCCGACCCGCTCGGGGGCAGCTGGTACGTCGAGGCCCTCACCGACAAGATCGAGGCCGAGGCGGAGGCGATCTTCGACAAGATCAAGGCCATGGGCGAGCTGGGCAACGCCGAGGGGGGTGTCGACCACGCGGTCGGCCCGATGACCTCCGGCATCCTGCGCGGGATCGAGGACGGCTGGTTCATGTCCGAGATCGCCGAGGCGGCCTTCCAGTACCAGGTCTCGCTGGAGAAGGGCGACAAGAAGGTCGTCGGGGTCAACTGCCACACCGCCTCCGTCACCCACGAGCTGGAGATCCTGCGCGTGAGCCACGAGGTCGAGCGCGAGCAGGTCGCGACCCTGAAGTCCCGCAAGACGGCCCGTGACGAGGACGCCGTGCGCGCCGCTGTGCAGCACATGGTCGAGGTGGCACGCACCGACGGCAACATGGTGCCGGCCATGCTCGACGCGGTGCGGGCCGAGGCGACCCTGGGCGAGATCTGCGACGCGCTGCGCGACGAGTGGGGCGTCTACCGGGAGCCCGCCCGCTTCTGA
- a CDS encoding TetR/AcrR family transcriptional regulator, producing MTPRPRPDLSRRPGRPREEATEQAITAAARQVLADKGVARMSMEHVAAKAGVAKSTLYRRWPSKIELAVHAVAATFDEIEIEDNGSLEADMRAGIGEAARLLRDPSTGGAYAALLAESARDPDGVGQQVRASLSTRLHALVATSVERAIDRGEIRQDMIDVDLLADVVVGSVMHRALATGVPDEEFIDGLIALLADVAYARLRREQREAGELI from the coding sequence ATGACCCCACGTCCCCGGCCCGACCTCAGTCGCCGCCCCGGTCGCCCCCGCGAAGAGGCGACTGAGCAGGCGATCACGGCTGCCGCGCGCCAGGTGCTCGCCGACAAGGGCGTGGCACGGATGTCGATGGAGCATGTGGCCGCGAAGGCCGGTGTGGCCAAGAGCACCCTCTACCGGCGTTGGCCGTCCAAGATCGAGCTGGCCGTGCACGCGGTGGCCGCGACGTTCGACGAGATCGAGATCGAGGACAACGGCTCGCTCGAGGCGGACATGCGCGCCGGCATCGGCGAAGCGGCGCGTCTGCTGCGCGACCCCTCCACCGGAGGCGCGTATGCCGCGCTGCTGGCGGAGTCGGCCCGCGACCCCGACGGGGTCGGCCAGCAGGTGCGCGCGTCGCTCTCCACCCGCCTGCACGCCCTGGTCGCCACGTCCGTCGAACGCGCGATCGACCGTGGCGAGATCCGGCAGGACATGATCGACGTCGACCTGCTCGCCGACGTCGTGGTGGGGTCGGTGATGCACCGGGCCCTCGCCACGGGGGTCCCGGACGAGGAGTTCATCGACGGGCTCATCGCCCTGCTGGCCGACGTCGCCTACGCGCGGCTCCGCCGCGAGCAGCGTGAGGCCGGCGAGCTGATCTGA